A region of Candidatus Methylomirabilota bacterium DNA encodes the following proteins:
- a CDS encoding NAD(P)-dependent oxidoreductase, with protein sequence MNIAVIGIGGRVGSRLGAELLARGHRVTGIERHPKPTDAKEGLTLRQGDATQPAALAPLLAGHDAVVSASRFQTSDATALIAAVKTAGVKRLLVVGGAGSLEVAPGQALVDTPGFPEAYKAEARAGVTFLNALRAEKDLDWTILSPSAEFAPGTRTGTFRLGGNELLTDRTGRSWVSMEDFAIALVDELEQPRHRRERFTVGY encoded by the coding sequence ATGAACATCGCCGTGATCGGTATCGGGGGTCGCGTCGGATCTCGCCTCGGGGCGGAGCTGCTCGCGCGGGGACATCGCGTGACCGGCATCGAGCGCCACCCCAAGCCCACCGACGCGAAGGAGGGCCTGACCCTGCGGCAGGGCGACGCCACCCAGCCCGCGGCGCTGGCGCCCCTGCTCGCGGGGCACGACGCGGTCGTGAGCGCTTCGCGATTCCAGACCTCGGACGCGACCGCGCTGATCGCCGCCGTGAAGACCGCGGGCGTCAAGCGCCTGCTCGTGGTGGGCGGAGCCGGCAGCCTCGAGGTCGCTCCGGGCCAGGCGCTCGTGGACACTCCCGGATTTCCGGAGGCCTACAAGGCCGAGGCCCGCGCGGGCGTGACGTTCCTGAACGCGCTGCGCGCGGAGAAGGATCTCGACTGGACCATCCTGTCCCCTTCCGCGGAGTTCGCGCCGGGGACGCGCACCGGGACGTTTCGCCTCGGCGGGAACGAGCTGCTGACCGATCGGACCGGCAGGAGCTGGGTGTCGATGGAGGATTTCGCGATCGCCCTGGTCGACGAGCTGGAGCAGCCGCGGCATCGCCGCGAGCGCTTCACCGTCGGGTACTGA
- a CDS encoding Hsp20/alpha crystallin family protein, translating into MRYRRLSYRYAMVVRPGRPGSFDDFRQTDRVRLLAEDCWHPDADTYETARTVEIMVDLAGVHEEDFEVVLFEDALVVEGRRRLAAPQEATIFHAVRIRQGPFRVELPLVAAVDAERVDARYDRGLLLITLPKREAR; encoded by the coding sequence ATGCGTTACCGACGCCTGAGTTACCGCTACGCGATGGTGGTGCGTCCGGGCCGGCCCGGTTCGTTCGACGATTTCCGGCAGACGGATCGGGTGCGCCTGCTCGCGGAAGACTGCTGGCACCCCGACGCCGACACGTACGAGACCGCGCGCACGGTGGAGATCATGGTGGATCTCGCGGGGGTTCACGAGGAGGACTTCGAGGTCGTCCTCTTCGAGGACGCGCTCGTCGTCGAAGGACGGCGGCGCCTCGCCGCCCCGCAGGAGGCGACGATCTTCCACGCGGTCAGGATCCGGCAGGGCCCGTTCCGGGTCGAGCTCCCGCTGGTGGCGGCGGTGGACGCCGAGCGGGTCGACGCGCGCTACGATCGGGGCCTCCTGCTCATCACGCTGCCGAAGCGCGAGGCTCGCTGA
- the lon gene encoding endopeptidase La — protein MAAEAAGGTDNVVVPDALPVLPLRDAVVLPLTMVPLAVGQPRSVRLVDDVMRGNRLVALVAQPDPKVEASALGDLYRVGTVGMIHQLMRAPDGSIRLMVQGVERIRLLDLVGTEPYLVARVEVSREPTVAGTETDALRLAVVDVFRRVVGASPELPDELAAAAESLAEPLRLAYFVATVVPLDLAARQALLELDPVPAKLRRLVDLLQKELAVRELGRKIASDTEERLTKKQRDFYLREQLRSIQRELGEEDEAASDVSALRRRVEEAALPEEARREAERELARLAGISPASPEHGMIHTYLEWLVSLPWSKEDAGAIDILRARRVLDEDHFDLEKVKDRILEYLAVKKLRQERAGRGVASGEAPEPAEPPPVTGDSPAREPILCFVGPPGVGKTSLGQSIARALGRKFARMSLGGVRDEAEIRGHRRTYIGALPGRVIQGLRRAESRDPVFMLDEIDKIGADWRGDPSSALLEVLDPAQNHTFVDNYLGVSFDLSHVLFIATANTLDTIPGPLRDRMEILSLPGYTDDEKVGIAKQYLIPKQLAAHGLAAGELAFDPDALRRIVRAYTREAGVRSLEREIATAARKVARRLAEGQRDPVRITADNLGEYLGRPRFFDEVAERTSRPGIATGLAWTPTGGDVLFVEATMMPSSEERLVLTGMLGDVMRESAQAAVSYVWANAAALDIDPKIFEGKTIHVHVPAGAIPKDGPSAGVTMVTALASLATRRPVRGDLAMTGEITLRGRVLPVGGIKEKMLAAHRAGIREVILPRRNERDVEDVPEELRRELRFLFVEDAEEVLKHALTPIAAEVAR, from the coding sequence ATGGCCGCGGAAGCGGCTGGCGGTACCGACAACGTCGTCGTTCCCGACGCGCTGCCCGTCCTCCCGCTGCGGGACGCGGTGGTGCTCCCCCTGACGATGGTGCCGCTCGCGGTGGGACAGCCGCGCTCGGTCCGGCTCGTCGACGACGTCATGCGCGGCAACCGGCTCGTGGCCCTGGTGGCGCAGCCCGATCCGAAGGTCGAGGCCTCCGCGCTCGGAGACCTGTACCGTGTCGGCACCGTGGGGATGATCCACCAGCTCATGCGGGCCCCGGACGGCAGCATCCGTCTCATGGTCCAGGGCGTCGAGCGGATCCGGCTGCTCGATCTGGTCGGCACCGAGCCCTACCTGGTGGCGCGGGTCGAGGTATCGCGAGAGCCGACCGTCGCGGGCACCGAGACCGACGCGCTCCGGCTCGCGGTGGTGGACGTGTTCCGCCGCGTCGTCGGGGCCTCGCCCGAGCTGCCCGACGAGCTCGCGGCCGCGGCGGAGAGCCTCGCGGAGCCGCTGCGGCTGGCCTACTTCGTCGCCACGGTGGTGCCCCTCGACCTGGCGGCGCGCCAGGCGCTCCTCGAGCTGGATCCGGTGCCGGCCAAGCTTCGCCGCCTCGTGGACCTGCTGCAGAAGGAGCTGGCGGTGCGCGAGCTCGGCCGCAAGATCGCGAGCGACACCGAGGAGCGGCTGACCAAGAAGCAGCGCGACTTCTACCTGCGCGAGCAGCTCCGATCCATCCAGCGGGAGCTCGGCGAAGAGGACGAGGCCGCCAGCGACGTGAGCGCTCTCCGCCGTCGCGTCGAGGAGGCCGCGCTCCCGGAAGAGGCGCGGCGCGAGGCGGAGCGCGAGCTCGCCCGCCTCGCCGGGATCTCGCCGGCCTCCCCCGAGCACGGCATGATCCACACCTACCTCGAGTGGCTGGTGAGCCTGCCGTGGAGCAAGGAGGACGCGGGCGCCATCGACATCCTCCGCGCCCGGCGGGTGCTGGACGAGGATCACTTCGACCTGGAGAAGGTCAAGGATCGCATTCTCGAGTACCTCGCGGTCAAGAAGCTCCGGCAGGAGCGCGCGGGCCGCGGTGTCGCCTCCGGGGAGGCGCCGGAGCCGGCCGAGCCGCCACCGGTGACCGGGGACAGCCCGGCCCGCGAGCCCATCCTGTGCTTCGTCGGACCGCCGGGCGTGGGCAAGACCAGCCTGGGCCAGAGCATCGCCCGCGCCCTCGGCCGGAAGTTCGCGCGCATGTCGCTCGGGGGGGTGCGGGACGAGGCGGAGATCCGGGGCCACCGCCGGACGTACATCGGCGCCCTGCCCGGCCGGGTGATCCAGGGGCTCCGGCGAGCCGAGAGCCGCGATCCCGTCTTCATGCTCGACGAGATCGACAAGATCGGAGCGGACTGGCGCGGGGATCCCTCCTCGGCCCTGCTGGAGGTGCTGGATCCGGCCCAGAACCACACCTTCGTCGACAACTACCTGGGCGTGTCCTTCGATCTCTCGCACGTGCTGTTCATCGCGACGGCCAACACCCTCGACACCATTCCCGGGCCCCTTCGCGACCGGATGGAGATCCTGTCGCTGCCCGGGTATACGGACGACGAGAAGGTGGGCATCGCCAAGCAGTACCTCATCCCCAAGCAGCTCGCGGCCCACGGCCTCGCCGCGGGCGAGCTGGCCTTCGACCCCGACGCTCTTCGCCGCATCGTGCGCGCGTACACCCGCGAGGCGGGCGTGCGGAGCCTCGAGCGGGAGATCGCCACCGCGGCGCGGAAGGTCGCCCGCCGGCTCGCCGAGGGGCAGCGCGATCCCGTCCGCATCACCGCCGACAACCTCGGCGAGTACCTCGGCCGCCCGCGATTCTTCGACGAGGTGGCGGAGCGAACCTCCCGCCCGGGCATCGCGACCGGGCTGGCGTGGACGCCGACCGGCGGCGACGTCCTGTTCGTGGAGGCGACGATGATGCCGAGCAGCGAGGAGCGGCTGGTCCTCACCGGCATGCTCGGCGACGTGATGCGTGAGAGCGCCCAGGCCGCGGTCTCGTACGTCTGGGCGAACGCGGCCGCGCTCGACATCGACCCGAAGATCTTCGAGGGCAAGACGATTCATGTGCATGTCCCGGCCGGGGCCATCCCCAAGGACGGGCCCTCGGCCGGGGTCACCATGGTGACCGCGCTGGCCTCCCTGGCCACGCGGCGGCCGGTGCGCGGCGACCTCGCGATGACCGGGGAGATCACCCTTCGCGGCCGGGTGCTCCCGGTCGGCGGAATCAAGGAGAAGATGCTGGCGGCGCACCGGGCCGGCATCCGGGAAGTCATCCTGCCCCGCCGCAACGAACGAGACGTCGAGGACGTGCCGGAGGAGCTCCGGCGCGAGCTGCGCTTCCTCTTCGTGGAGGACGCCGAGGAGGTCCTGAAGCACGCCCTCACCCCGATCGCGGCGGAGGTGGCCCGGTAA
- the dnaK gene encoding molecular chaperone DnaK: protein MAKVIGIDLGTTNSVVGVMEAGSPLVIPNQEGSRLTPSVVAFTKDGEVLVGQIAKRQAITNPENTIFSIKRFMGRRYEEVQQETKLVPYRVVQAGNGDVRIEIRGKQYSPPEISAMILRKLKEAAEAHLGEKVTQAVITVPAYFNDSQRQATKDAGRIAGLEVLRIINEPTAAALAYGLEKKQDEEVAVYDLGGGTFDISVLELGQGVFEVKSTNGDTHLGGDDFDQRVIDWIGEEFKKEHGIDLRKDRMALQRLKEAAEKAKIELSSTIQTEVNLPFITADATGPKHLVMTLTRAKLEALVADLVERTAEPCRQAMKDAGITAADIDEAILVGGQTRMPKVQELTKQLFGKEPHKGVNPDEVVAVGATIQGGILAGEVKDVVLLDVTPLSLGVETLGGVTTTLIPRNTTIPTRKSEIFSTAAADQPSVDIHVLQGERSLARDNRTLGQFRLDGIAPAPRGVPQVEVAFDIDANGILNVSAKDMATGKQQQITITASSGLSKTEVDRMVKEAEAHASDDARRRQEVELRNQADSLVYSTERTLTEHGARLSDADRSAVERALADAREALKGGDVERIRRVQDDLSRAARALTEAASRPTTPGGGQPPSGGPQAGDVVDAEFKEADDPKR, encoded by the coding sequence ATGGCAAAGGTCATCGGCATCGACCTCGGTACCACGAACTCGGTCGTGGGCGTCATGGAGGCCGGCAGTCCTCTCGTCATCCCGAACCAGGAAGGGAGCCGGCTGACCCCCTCGGTCGTCGCCTTCACGAAGGACGGCGAGGTGCTGGTCGGCCAGATCGCCAAGCGCCAGGCCATCACGAATCCCGAGAACACCATCTTCTCGATCAAGCGGTTCATGGGCCGCCGGTACGAGGAGGTCCAGCAGGAGACGAAGCTCGTCCCCTATCGGGTGGTGCAGGCCGGGAACGGCGACGTCCGCATCGAGATCCGGGGCAAGCAGTACTCGCCTCCCGAGATCTCGGCGATGATCCTCCGCAAGCTCAAGGAGGCGGCCGAGGCCCACCTGGGCGAGAAGGTGACCCAGGCCGTGATCACGGTGCCGGCCTACTTCAACGACAGCCAGCGCCAGGCGACCAAGGACGCGGGCAGGATCGCCGGCCTCGAGGTGCTCCGCATCATCAACGAGCCCACCGCGGCCGCCCTCGCCTACGGGCTCGAGAAGAAGCAGGACGAGGAGGTCGCGGTGTACGACCTCGGGGGCGGCACCTTCGACATCTCCGTCCTGGAGCTGGGCCAGGGGGTATTCGAGGTCAAGTCCACCAACGGCGACACGCACCTCGGGGGCGACGATTTCGACCAGCGCGTCATCGACTGGATCGGCGAGGAGTTCAAGAAGGAGCACGGCATCGACCTGCGGAAGGACCGCATGGCGCTGCAGCGACTGAAGGAGGCCGCGGAGAAGGCCAAGATCGAGCTGAGCTCGACGATCCAGACCGAGGTCAACCTGCCCTTCATCACCGCGGACGCCACCGGGCCCAAGCACCTGGTGATGACCCTGACGCGCGCGAAGCTCGAGGCCCTGGTGGCCGACCTGGTGGAGCGGACCGCGGAGCCCTGCCGGCAGGCGATGAAGGATGCCGGGATCACCGCGGCCGACATCGACGAGGCCATCCTGGTGGGCGGCCAGACGCGCATGCCGAAGGTGCAGGAGCTGACCAAGCAGCTCTTCGGCAAGGAGCCGCACAAGGGCGTGAATCCCGACGAAGTGGTCGCGGTGGGCGCCACCATCCAGGGCGGGATCCTGGCCGGTGAGGTCAAGGATGTCGTGCTCCTCGACGTCACCCCGCTCTCGCTGGGTGTCGAGACCCTGGGCGGCGTCACGACCACCCTGATCCCGCGGAACACGACCATCCCGACCCGGAAGAGCGAGATCTTCAGCACGGCGGCCGCCGATCAGCCGTCGGTGGACATCCACGTCCTCCAGGGCGAGCGGTCGCTGGCCCGCGACAACCGGACGCTGGGACAGTTCCGTCTCGACGGGATCGCGCCGGCTCCGCGCGGCGTGCCGCAGGTCGAGGTGGCCTTCGACATCGACGCCAACGGGATCCTCAACGTCTCCGCCAAGGACATGGCGACGGGCAAGCAGCAGCAGATCACCATCACCGCCTCGTCGGGCCTGAGCAAGACGGAGGTCGACCGCATGGTGAAGGAAGCCGAGGCGCATGCCTCCGACGATGCTCGGCGGCGGCAGGAGGTCGAGCTGCGGAATCAGGCCGACTCGCTCGTGTACTCCACGGAGCGCACGCTGACGGAGCACGGCGCCAGGCTGTCCGATGCCGACCGGAGTGCGGTCGAGCGCGCGCTCGCCGACGCGCGCGAGGCGTTGAAGGGCGGCGATGTCGAGCGGATCCGGCGGGTCCAGGACGACCTGTCCCGCGCGGCCCGCGCCCTGACCGAGGCCGCGTCCCGCCCGACCACGCCGGGCGGGGGTCAGCCGCCGTCGGGCGGGCCGCAGGCGGGCGACGTCGTCGACGCCGAGTTCAAAGAGGCCGACGACCCGAAACGCTAA
- a CDS encoding DnaJ C-terminal domain-containing protein, producing the protein MAVKFRDYYEVLGVPRAAAAADIKRAYRQLARKHHPDLQPGAEREKAAERFKEINEAYEVLSDPDKRAKYDALGANWKSGMDFTPPPGAAGRGGEASSVEDFDEVSDFFASLFGRAGARAGRRGVRVTMPGHDVEAELPVTLDDLLRGGKRRIQIGEGKSLDVEIPPGVRDGVVLRLAGQGGPGTNGGPPGDAYLHVRLVPHPRYRVTGDDLEMDLTIWPWQAVLGAEVRVDTPDGAVTLTVPAGTQNARRLRLRGRGLPRADGTRGDLYAAVRIVVPERPSGAERDAYEALRRAAAAPADRPAGA; encoded by the coding sequence GTGGCGGTGAAATTCCGCGACTACTACGAGGTGCTGGGAGTGCCGCGCGCCGCCGCCGCGGCCGACATCAAGCGGGCCTACCGGCAGCTCGCCCGGAAGCATCACCCGGACCTGCAGCCCGGGGCGGAGCGGGAGAAGGCGGCGGAGCGCTTCAAGGAGATCAACGAAGCCTACGAGGTCCTGAGCGACCCCGACAAGCGGGCCAAGTACGATGCGCTCGGCGCGAACTGGAAGAGCGGGATGGACTTCACCCCGCCGCCGGGCGCGGCCGGGCGGGGCGGGGAGGCGTCGTCGGTCGAAGACTTCGACGAGGTCAGCGACTTCTTCGCCTCGCTCTTCGGGCGAGCGGGGGCGCGGGCCGGCCGCCGCGGCGTGCGGGTCACGATGCCGGGCCACGACGTCGAGGCGGAGCTGCCGGTCACCCTGGACGATCTGCTCCGGGGCGGCAAGCGCCGGATCCAGATCGGGGAGGGCAAGAGCCTCGACGTGGAGATTCCCCCCGGCGTGCGGGACGGGGTCGTGTTGCGTCTGGCGGGCCAGGGAGGTCCCGGCACGAACGGGGGCCCGCCGGGCGATGCCTACCTCCACGTGCGCCTGGTCCCGCACCCGCGGTATCGCGTGACGGGCGACGACCTGGAGATGGACCTGACGATCTGGCCGTGGCAGGCGGTGCTCGGGGCGGAGGTGAGGGTCGACACGCCGGATGGCGCGGTGACGCTCACGGTGCCCGCGGGGACCCAGAACGCCCGGCGACTGCGCCTGCGAGGCCGCGGGCTGCCCAGAGCGGACGGCACGCGCGGCGACCTCTACGCGGCGGTGCGCATCGTGGTCCCCGAGCGGCCGAGCGGAGCGGAGCGGGACGCCTACGAGGCGCTGCGCCGCGCCGCCGCGGCCCCGGCCGATCGGCCGGCCGGAGCATGA
- a CDS encoding chaperone modulator CbpM, translating into MRIRHRPWLSPPVVRARLQGERWLSRDELATAAGITRERLERLIHLGLVEPAGGGPEEFTAEALLRLQRMLRLNADLGVNLIGAAIIADLLERLDRLEAELARRRGSGP; encoded by the coding sequence ATGCGCATCCGGCATCGGCCGTGGCTGTCCCCGCCCGTCGTCCGGGCCCGGCTGCAGGGCGAGCGGTGGCTTTCCCGTGACGAGCTCGCGACGGCCGCCGGCATCACGCGGGAGCGGCTCGAGCGTCTGATCCACCTCGGCCTCGTCGAGCCGGCCGGCGGCGGGCCGGAGGAGTTCACGGCCGAGGCGCTGCTGCGGCTCCAGCGGATGCTGCGCCTCAACGCCGATCTCGGCGTGAATCTCATCGGCGCGGCCATCATCGCGGACCTGCTGGAGCGTCTGGACCGTCTCGAAGCGGAGCTGGCCCGGCGGCGGGGCAGCGGACCATGA